Proteins encoded in a region of the Ranitomeya imitator isolate aRanImi1 chromosome 9, aRanImi1.pri, whole genome shotgun sequence genome:
- the ELF5 gene encoding ETS-related transcription factor Elf-5 isoform X2, with protein MGMIDSSTLSPAMPAYAEAHFSWTDLFCSDLYPPYRDPSPDVLSHWSSVPPEHWGKHHVCEWLQYCCDKHKLDATCIPFSQFNVSGLELCNMSKEDFTEAAGACGHFLYSLLQEVRTHGISTPANTEETSPSQSAAREDKVFGKSEPVKRLRAPTQHRPGLHSSHLWEFLRDLLLSPEENNGILDWEDREQGIFRVVKSEALARMWGQRKRNDRMNYEKLSRALRHYYKTGILERVDRRLVYKFGKNAYGWHRAAAY; from the exons ATG GGGATGATAGACTCTTCCACACTCAGCCCTGCTATGCCCGCCTATGCCGAAGCTCATTTCTCATGGACGGACTTATTCTGCAGTGACCTGTACCCCCCATACAGAGATCCGTCACCAG ATGTCCTTTCCCACTGGTCGTCCGTACCCCCAGAGCATTGGGGCAAGCACCATGTGTGTGAATGGCTCCAGTACTGCTGTGACAAGCACAAGCTGGACGCCACCTGCATCCCCTTCTCCCAGTTCAATGTGTCCGGCCTGGAGCTCTGCAACATGAGCAAAGAAGACTTCACGGAGGCTGCGGGAGCCTGCGGACACTTTCTCTACAGCCTTCTGCAGGAAGTCCGAACACATG GAATCTCAACTCCCGCTAATACTGAGGAGACGTCGCCATCACAGAGCGCTGCCC GTGAAGATAAAGTTTTCGGAAAATCAGAACCGGTGAAAAGACTCCGAGCTCCCACCCAGCACCGGCCCG GCCTGCACAGTTCTCACTTGTGGGAATTCCTCCGCGATCTCCTCCTGTCACCCGAGGAAAACAATGGCATCTTGGACTGGGAGGACCGGGAgcagggaattttccgtgtggtgaAGTCCGAGGCTCTCGCTCGTATGTGGGGTCAGAGGAAGCGCAACGACAGGATGAActacgagaagctcagcagggcgtTGAG GCATTACTACAAGACCGGGATCCTAGAGCGAGTAGATAGGCGACTGGTCTACAAGTTTGGCAAGAACGCCTATGGGTGGCACCGCGCCGCAGCGTACTGA